In Hamadaea flava, a genomic segment contains:
- a CDS encoding sulfite oxidase gives MTIDEVSRPGRVAAPGEAISAEELALAARNHSLPLEALRWEITPPGLHYLLVHYDIPMVDADAWRLRVGGLVDAPLELDLAALRALPARSVRVTMECAGNGRARLEPRPVSQPWLVEAVGTAEWTGVRLRDVLDAAGVRPETVDVVFTGADHGIERGVEQDYQRALPLSEARRDDVLLAYAMNGAPLLPQHGFPLRLVVPGWYGMAHVKWLVGIEAIDREFDGFQHAVAYRMRQSPDDPGEPVTRIAPRALLVPPGHPDFMTRTRIIRPGPLTLEGRAWSGRAPVDRVEVSVDGGGTWIAADLEPIGEHPWAWRRFTAQWRAEPGSHVLTARAVTADGEAQPADQVWSRGGFANNATQRIDVLCTD, from the coding sequence GTGACGATCGACGAGGTCAGCCGGCCCGGCCGCGTGGCCGCTCCCGGCGAGGCGATCAGCGCCGAGGAACTCGCGCTGGCGGCCCGCAACCACAGCCTGCCGCTGGAGGCGCTGCGCTGGGAGATCACCCCGCCGGGCCTGCATTACCTGCTCGTCCACTACGACATTCCGATGGTGGACGCGGACGCCTGGCGACTGCGGGTCGGCGGCCTCGTGGACGCTCCGCTCGAACTCGATCTCGCGGCCCTGCGGGCGCTGCCCGCCCGGAGCGTCCGGGTGACCATGGAATGCGCCGGCAACGGCCGCGCCCGGCTGGAGCCGCGTCCGGTCAGCCAGCCGTGGCTGGTCGAGGCAGTCGGTACCGCGGAGTGGACCGGCGTCCGGCTGCGTGACGTGCTCGACGCGGCGGGCGTACGCCCGGAGACCGTCGACGTCGTGTTCACCGGCGCCGATCACGGCATCGAACGCGGTGTCGAGCAGGACTATCAGCGGGCCCTCCCGCTGTCCGAGGCCCGCCGGGACGACGTCTTGCTGGCGTACGCCATGAACGGCGCGCCGTTGCTGCCGCAGCACGGCTTCCCGCTGCGGCTCGTGGTGCCGGGCTGGTATGGGATGGCACACGTCAAGTGGCTGGTCGGGATCGAGGCGATCGACCGGGAGTTCGACGGGTTCCAGCACGCCGTGGCGTACCGGATGCGGCAGTCGCCGGACGATCCGGGCGAGCCGGTCACCCGGATCGCGCCGCGGGCGCTGCTCGTCCCGCCAGGTCACCCCGACTTCATGACGCGTACGCGGATCATCCGCCCGGGGCCGCTGACGCTGGAGGGGCGGGCCTGGTCCGGCCGGGCTCCGGTGGACCGGGTCGAGGTCTCCGTCGACGGTGGTGGTACCTGGATCGCGGCCGACCTCGAGCCGATCGGCGAGCATCCGTGGGCCTGGCGACGGTTCACCGCGCAGTGGCGGGCCGAACCGGGCTCGCACGTGCTCACCGCCCGAGCGGTGACGGCCGACGGCGAGGCCCAGCCCGCCGATCAGGTCTGGAGCCGGGGCGGCTTCGCCAACAACGCGACCCAGCGGATCGACGTCCTCTGCACAGACTGA
- a CDS encoding nuclear transport factor 2 family protein produces the protein MTPRQLWDERVRIINEHRWADLADLYAEDAIVEMAFATPEPFRISGRQALAERLTSMAQGPLRFEVHDAVIHETADPETIIVEYRYLGTNTATGQTGEINNIQLFRSRDGELVETHDYHDHHAIGLLLGR, from the coding sequence ATGACACCCCGACAGCTGTGGGACGAGCGCGTCCGGATCATCAACGAGCACCGCTGGGCCGACCTGGCTGACCTGTACGCCGAAGACGCGATCGTCGAGATGGCCTTCGCGACGCCGGAGCCGTTCCGGATCAGCGGCCGCCAGGCGCTGGCCGAGCGGTTGACCTCGATGGCGCAGGGACCACTACGCTTCGAGGTACACGACGCCGTCATCCATGAGACGGCCGACCCCGAGACGATCATCGTCGAGTACCGCTACCTCGGGACGAACACCGCGACCGGACAGACCGGCGAGATCAACAACATCCAGCTGTTCCGCAGCCGCGACGGCGAGCTCGTCGAGACCCACGACTACCACGACCATCACGCGATCGGCCTACTGCTCGGACGCTGA
- a CDS encoding ATP-dependent Clp protease ATP-binding subunit translates to MTTGNWGPSGSDPFDDFVNRFFGSTPAGGPRRIDLGRLMSQDARELVEQAATKAADLGSGDLDTEHLLWAVTQRPPLRRLLTGAGADPDSIAEEITSKGKRGEASQQMPALTPAAKRVLLQAHQISRAVGASYLGPEHILLALTFNKETEAGRVLAARGVTVEKLQQAAVERMAGGQQQQSSSGTPTLDKYGRDLTAAALAGELDPVVGRASEIEQCVEILSRRTKNNPVLIGEAGVGKTAIVEGLAQRIADGDVPRTLRGKRAVQLDLTGLVAGTRYRGDFEERLKNLIDEVRAHSDELIVFIDEVHTVVGAGQGEGSADAANMLKPALARGELHVVGATTLDEYRKYIEKDPALERRFQPILVPEPTVEDTIDILRGLRDRYEAHHGVRFTDEALIAAAELSDRYLADRFLPDKAIDLIDQAGARVQLRSHGGTADVRDLETRLEQLGRDKDQAVAGEQFERASELRDEIATIREEIARTSTDRTQVPEVRPEDIAEIVARATGIPAQQLTEEEKHRLSHLEERLHERLVGQDEAVRAVAQAIRRSRTGLGDPNRPIGSFLFLGPTGVGKTELARALAEAMFGSQDRMIRLDMSEYQERHTVSRLVGAPPGYVGYDEAGQLTEAVRRRPYSVVLLDEIEKAHPDVFNLLLQVLDDGRLTDSQGRTVSFKNTVLIMTSNLGSEFITAEGPGLGFSADGEAAQRGEDRIRDQVMRRLRDQLRPEFLNRIDEIVIFHRLDEAQLERITDLMLDQTRRKMRAQDVTVEFTQNAIKWLVEHGFEPAYGARPMRRTIQREVDNRLSEMLLDGRVGPGSRVVVDARDGDLAIESPSVPAHA, encoded by the coding sequence GTGACCACCGGCAATTGGGGGCCGTCCGGCTCCGACCCGTTCGACGACTTCGTCAACCGCTTCTTCGGATCGACCCCGGCCGGCGGCCCACGCCGGATCGACCTCGGCCGCCTGATGAGCCAGGACGCGCGAGAACTGGTGGAGCAGGCCGCAACCAAGGCTGCCGACCTCGGCAGCGGCGACCTGGACACCGAGCATCTGCTCTGGGCCGTCACCCAGCGACCGCCGTTGCGCCGGCTGCTGACGGGCGCGGGAGCCGACCCGGACTCGATCGCCGAAGAGATCACCAGCAAGGGCAAGCGGGGCGAAGCCTCGCAGCAGATGCCCGCGCTGACTCCGGCGGCCAAACGCGTCCTGTTGCAGGCGCACCAGATCTCCCGGGCGGTAGGCGCTTCCTACCTGGGCCCGGAGCACATCCTGCTGGCCCTGACGTTCAACAAGGAGACCGAGGCCGGACGGGTGCTCGCCGCCCGAGGTGTCACGGTCGAGAAGCTTCAGCAGGCCGCGGTCGAGCGGATGGCCGGCGGCCAGCAACAGCAGTCCAGCTCAGGCACCCCGACGCTCGACAAGTACGGCCGCGACCTGACCGCCGCCGCGCTGGCCGGCGAGCTCGACCCCGTCGTCGGCCGGGCGAGCGAGATCGAGCAATGCGTCGAGATCCTGTCGCGGCGTACGAAGAACAACCCGGTGCTCATCGGTGAGGCCGGCGTGGGCAAGACCGCCATCGTGGAAGGTCTCGCGCAACGGATCGCCGACGGCGACGTACCGCGTACGCTGCGGGGCAAACGCGCGGTCCAGCTCGATCTGACCGGTCTGGTGGCTGGTACGCGGTATCGCGGCGACTTCGAGGAACGTCTGAAGAACCTCATCGACGAGGTACGCGCGCACTCCGACGAGCTGATCGTGTTCATCGACGAGGTGCACACCGTCGTCGGCGCCGGGCAGGGCGAGGGCTCGGCCGACGCCGCGAACATGCTCAAACCGGCGCTGGCCCGGGGAGAGCTGCACGTGGTCGGTGCGACCACGCTCGACGAGTACCGCAAGTACATCGAGAAGGACCCCGCCCTGGAACGGCGATTCCAGCCGATCCTGGTGCCGGAGCCGACGGTGGAGGACACCATCGACATCCTGCGCGGGCTGCGGGACCGCTACGAGGCGCACCACGGCGTTCGGTTCACCGACGAGGCGCTGATCGCGGCGGCGGAGCTGTCGGATCGCTACCTCGCCGACCGGTTCCTGCCGGACAAGGCGATCGACCTCATCGACCAGGCGGGTGCGCGCGTACAACTGCGCAGTCACGGCGGCACCGCCGACGTGCGGGACCTGGAGACGCGGCTGGAGCAGCTGGGCCGGGACAAGGACCAGGCGGTCGCGGGCGAGCAGTTCGAGCGGGCGAGCGAGCTGCGCGACGAGATCGCGACGATCCGCGAGGAGATCGCCCGCACGTCGACCGATCGCACCCAGGTCCCCGAGGTACGCCCGGAGGACATCGCCGAGATCGTCGCCAGGGCCACCGGCATCCCCGCCCAGCAGCTGACCGAGGAGGAGAAGCACCGGCTGTCACACCTGGAGGAGCGGCTGCACGAGCGGCTCGTCGGCCAGGACGAGGCGGTACGCGCGGTGGCGCAGGCGATCCGGCGGTCCCGGACCGGCCTGGGCGACCCGAACCGGCCGATCGGCAGCTTCCTGTTCCTCGGCCCGACCGGCGTCGGCAAGACCGAGCTGGCCCGGGCGCTGGCCGAGGCGATGTTCGGCAGCCAGGACCGGATGATCCGGCTCGACATGAGCGAATACCAGGAACGGCACACCGTCAGCCGGCTCGTCGGAGCCCCGCCCGGATACGTCGGCTACGACGAGGCCGGGCAGCTCACCGAGGCGGTGCGGCGGCGGCCGTACTCCGTGGTCCTGCTGGACGAGATCGAGAAGGCCCACCCCGACGTGTTCAACCTGCTGCTGCAGGTGCTCGACGACGGGCGGCTGACCGACTCGCAGGGACGGACGGTCAGCTTCAAGAACACCGTGCTCATCATGACCAGCAATCTGGGCTCGGAGTTCATCACCGCCGAAGGCCCCGGGCTCGGCTTCTCCGCCGACGGCGAGGCCGCTCAGCGGGGCGAGGACCGCATCCGCGATCAGGTCATGCGGCGGCTGCGCGACCAGCTCCGGCCGGAGTTCCTCAACCGGATCGACGAGATCGTCATCTTCCACCGGCTGGACGAGGCGCAGCTCGAACGGATCACCGACCTCATGCTGGACCAGACCCGGCGCAAGATGCGCGCCCAAGACGTCACCGTCGAATTCACCCAGAACGCGATCAAGTGGCTGGTCGAGCACGGCTTCGAACCGGCGTACGGGGCGCGGCCGATGCGGCGCACGATTCAGCGCGAGGTCGACAACCGGCTGTCGGAGATGCTGCTCGACGGGCGGGTCGGTCCCGGATCCCGGGTGGTCGTCGACGCTCGCGACGGCGACCTGGCGATCGAGTCGCCTTCCGTGCCCGCGCACGCCTGA
- a CDS encoding caspase family protein yields MAGRFFVGAATTEYAPSTGLTSLPELAAELDRATRLFTDLGYETVPGFGLNLTSVEFTNRLREFLLNAARRPEDVIVVYYTGHGEVAGSARDVLLLPMADATHDRSFTFLRAGDLTERLLDSDEPGQLVGQQLLFILDTCYAGAGGGSLAAGAVGFVNRLRRTASGPAVAVIVGARDYQQAGVGTFTQALTRSVRQRALAGHEVRHIPLDPLVTQINAEMAASGGAVADQAARLLFVGERAAEFFPNRRYDEWYSNVDVRTRELRLQRDARVRDREAAGLSAQGLSDFVERDDLWLFTGRHAALRQATAWLAGAAPPTMVITGDPGSGKSALLARLDMLADPARSARIPNIHSLPPDTVPQPGSITRFVHARGLTPLGLLAALAEACGVEDVAAVDTPGGLVTHLRDRADPVTVVIDGLDEAAGEPGDPHTAGLALVDTVLAPLVKAATRVPLRLLIGTRSHLIGALGAPLDVVHLDRRYADRPSLRRYVRSCLTELVESSPYRGLRPAYLDAVVDAIAEAAGDSFLVALITARSLALRADPVADPYDAGWRTSLPREAAEAMRQDLDGRLGPAADRARDLLLPLAYAQGTGLPWEDVWPELATRLTGRRCGNRDLDWLIEHAGYYVIETRLNRGSAYRLYHAALGAHLRTGRDAGPDHGVIVDVLLDRVPRLPDGTRDWARAHPYTAAAVAGHAAPAGRLDELLAEPRLLTETPAGPLLAVLDHVRTPRARATADAYRRAAGRMQAYPGEKAAYLQLAARSARAPHLADEISASGLPLPWATHWASLRQHPPHQTLTWHRDWVTAVAIGEVTGRSVVASASADRTVRLWDVTTGRPFGAPLAEHTDWVTTVAFGQVDDRAIVISGGNDGTVRRWDAVTGRPLPGPGGRSHPGEVRSVAFGRLDGRPIVVSGGEDEAVRVWDAATGRPVGRPLTGLAAGAYCVAVGRVRDGIAVAAGGADGTVLIWDAATGQPIGEPLEHDGKIRSVAFGRIGEDMAVICGADDHRVHVRCATTGELLTAPYAGHAAAVTSVAYGRRGTQPVIVSGSNDQTVQMWDAETGALIGAPFTGHTGWVLSVACRTREGRLLIASGGADETVRLWDSASGEPIGEPFTGHTDMVTAVAAGTADGETIVVSGSADHSVRRWDAVSGQPLGPASIGHTATVTAVGFGEVDGQPVVASAAADHSVRLWDPASGEPIGQHLDAGTPLRTVAIGPAGERTVIVAGGDDGALRVWDAAGRRAVHTPLTGHDAPVTAVAIGDAEGRPVIVSGGADHTVRLWNAATGEPITEPLTGHTDVVTSVAIATVDGQPVVASGALDRTVRLWDAETGEALDDPAVEPAAVHSVAFGNLGREPMIVSGGADAYVRIADAGTGERVADLYAGPAGVRAVAVAGSQPLLVAGGADHVLRAWDAATRQVVAAPFDGHRGPVTAVALGRLAGSLVVVSGSTDHTVRRWDAGTGRPLGPPLTGHADGVRSVAYGQWGGRGLIASAGDDRTVRLWDAATGVPVGEPFTGHRGMVNAVVFGEVAGRPVVISGGNDHTVRVWDLSEHELLYSPITAHEGYVSAVAFARLAGRPIVVTGGHDQVLRIWDAATGEPVGDPLAGHTDDVNAVSCEELSDRLVIASASNDGTVRAWDAAAGEPIGSPSTPHEGWVHTVALGRLGDRPILVSGGTDQTLCVRSLAGVEMARVRLSATVNAVAVRDAAHLVVATDLGLVSLRLPG; encoded by the coding sequence GTGGCGGGACGGTTCTTCGTCGGCGCGGCGACCACCGAGTACGCCCCGTCGACGGGGCTGACGTCGCTGCCCGAACTGGCGGCCGAACTGGACCGCGCCACGCGGCTGTTCACCGACCTCGGCTACGAGACGGTGCCCGGCTTCGGGCTGAACCTGACCTCGGTCGAGTTCACCAACCGATTGCGGGAGTTCCTGCTGAACGCCGCCCGGCGGCCCGAGGACGTGATCGTCGTCTATTACACCGGGCACGGGGAGGTCGCCGGTTCCGCCCGCGACGTGCTGCTGCTGCCGATGGCCGACGCCACCCACGACCGGTCGTTCACCTTCCTGCGGGCCGGCGACCTGACCGAGCGGCTGCTCGACAGCGACGAGCCCGGCCAGCTGGTCGGCCAGCAACTGCTGTTCATCCTCGACACCTGTTACGCCGGGGCCGGCGGCGGCTCGCTGGCGGCGGGCGCGGTCGGGTTCGTCAACCGTCTGCGGCGTACCGCGAGCGGGCCCGCGGTCGCGGTGATCGTCGGCGCCCGTGACTACCAGCAGGCCGGGGTCGGCACGTTCACCCAGGCGCTGACCCGCTCGGTGCGGCAGCGGGCGCTGGCCGGGCACGAGGTCCGCCACATCCCGCTCGATCCGCTGGTCACCCAGATCAACGCGGAGATGGCCGCGAGCGGTGGCGCGGTCGCCGACCAGGCCGCCCGGCTGCTGTTCGTCGGCGAGCGGGCCGCCGAGTTCTTCCCCAACCGCCGCTACGACGAGTGGTACTCCAACGTCGACGTCCGCACCCGGGAACTGCGGCTGCAGCGCGACGCGCGGGTGCGCGACCGCGAAGCCGCCGGCCTGTCCGCGCAGGGGCTGTCCGACTTCGTCGAGCGTGACGATCTGTGGCTGTTCACCGGACGGCACGCGGCATTGCGGCAGGCCACCGCCTGGCTGGCCGGCGCGGCACCGCCCACGATGGTGATCACCGGCGATCCCGGTTCGGGCAAGTCCGCGCTGCTCGCCCGCCTGGACATGCTCGCCGATCCCGCCCGCAGCGCACGGATTCCCAACATCCACTCGCTGCCGCCGGACACCGTTCCGCAGCCCGGATCGATCACCAGATTCGTCCACGCGCGCGGGCTGACCCCGCTGGGGCTGCTCGCGGCCCTGGCCGAGGCGTGCGGCGTGGAAGACGTGGCCGCCGTCGACACCCCCGGCGGGCTGGTCACGCACCTGCGGGACCGCGCCGATCCGGTCACCGTCGTGATCGACGGGCTCGACGAGGCGGCCGGCGAGCCCGGCGACCCGCACACCGCCGGGCTCGCGCTGGTCGACACGGTGCTGGCCCCGCTGGTCAAGGCCGCGACGCGAGTCCCGCTGCGGTTGCTCATCGGCACGCGCAGCCATCTCATCGGCGCGCTCGGGGCACCCCTCGACGTGGTCCATCTCGACCGGCGGTACGCCGACCGCCCGAGCCTGCGCCGGTACGTCCGGTCGTGCCTGACGGAGTTGGTCGAGTCCTCGCCGTACCGGGGTCTTCGCCCGGCGTACCTCGACGCCGTGGTGGACGCGATCGCCGAGGCCGCCGGCGACTCGTTCCTGGTCGCGTTGATCACCGCACGCAGCCTGGCGTTGCGGGCCGATCCGGTCGCCGACCCGTACGACGCGGGCTGGCGTACGTCGCTGCCCCGGGAGGCGGCCGAGGCGATGCGGCAGGACCTGGACGGACGCCTCGGTCCCGCCGCCGACCGCGCGCGGGACCTGCTACTGCCGCTCGCGTACGCCCAAGGCACCGGGCTGCCCTGGGAGGATGTCTGGCCGGAGCTGGCGACGCGCCTGACCGGGCGCCGCTGCGGCAACCGGGACCTGGACTGGCTGATCGAGCACGCCGGCTACTACGTCATCGAGACGCGGCTCAACCGGGGATCGGCCTACCGGCTGTATCACGCGGCACTGGGCGCGCATCTCCGTACCGGCCGCGACGCCGGACCCGACCACGGGGTGATCGTCGACGTGCTGCTGGACCGGGTGCCCCGGCTGCCGGACGGCACGCGGGACTGGGCCCGCGCCCATCCCTATACCGCCGCGGCCGTCGCCGGGCACGCCGCCCCGGCCGGTCGTCTGGATGAACTGCTGGCCGAGCCGCGCCTGCTCACCGAGACCCCGGCCGGTCCGCTGCTGGCCGTGCTGGACCACGTACGCACGCCGCGCGCGCGGGCCACGGCGGACGCGTACCGGCGAGCGGCCGGGCGGATGCAGGCCTATCCGGGCGAGAAGGCGGCGTACCTGCAACTGGCGGCGCGCAGCGCCCGGGCGCCGCACCTGGCCGACGAGATCTCCGCGAGCGGCCTGCCGCTGCCGTGGGCGACACATTGGGCCTCACTGCGCCAGCACCCTCCACACCAGACACTGACCTGGCATCGCGACTGGGTGACGGCGGTGGCGATCGGCGAGGTCACCGGCCGGTCCGTCGTCGCCTCGGCAAGCGCCGACCGCACCGTACGCCTCTGGGACGTCACCACGGGGCGACCCTTCGGCGCGCCGCTGGCCGAGCACACCGACTGGGTGACGACAGTGGCCTTCGGCCAGGTCGACGACCGGGCGATCGTGATCTCGGGCGGCAACGACGGCACCGTACGCCGCTGGGACGCCGTCACCGGCCGCCCGCTGCCGGGGCCGGGCGGCCGCAGCCATCCCGGCGAGGTGCGCTCGGTGGCGTTCGGCCGCCTCGACGGCCGCCCGATCGTGGTGTCCGGCGGTGAGGACGAGGCGGTCCGCGTCTGGGACGCGGCCACCGGCCGCCCGGTGGGACGGCCGCTGACCGGGCTGGCCGCCGGGGCGTACTGCGTCGCGGTCGGGCGGGTGCGGGACGGGATCGCGGTGGCCGCCGGGGGAGCCGACGGCACCGTCCTGATCTGGGACGCGGCGACCGGCCAACCGATCGGGGAGCCGCTGGAGCACGACGGCAAGATCCGGTCCGTCGCGTTCGGACGGATCGGCGAGGACATGGCGGTGATCTGCGGGGCCGACGACCATCGCGTCCACGTGCGCTGCGCCACGACCGGCGAACTGCTCACCGCGCCCTACGCCGGGCACGCCGCCGCCGTCACCTCCGTGGCCTACGGCCGCCGGGGGACGCAGCCCGTGATCGTCTCCGGCAGCAACGACCAGACGGTCCAGATGTGGGACGCGGAGACGGGCGCTCTGATCGGCGCGCCGTTCACCGGGCACACGGGGTGGGTGTTGTCGGTCGCCTGCCGCACCCGGGAGGGCCGCCTGCTGATCGCCTCCGGCGGTGCCGACGAGACCGTCCGGTTGTGGGACTCCGCGTCCGGCGAACCGATCGGGGAACCGTTCACCGGGCACACGGACATGGTGACCGCCGTGGCCGCCGGAACAGCCGACGGCGAGACCATCGTGGTCTCCGGCTCGGCCGACCATTCCGTACGCCGCTGGGACGCCGTGTCCGGCCAGCCGCTCGGCCCGGCCTCGATCGGGCACACCGCCACCGTGACGGCGGTCGGGTTCGGCGAGGTCGACGGGCAGCCCGTCGTCGCATCCGCCGCGGCCGACCACTCGGTACGCCTCTGGGACCCGGCCTCCGGCGAGCCGATCGGGCAACACCTCGACGCCGGTACGCCGCTGCGCACCGTCGCGATCGGACCGGCCGGCGAGCGTACGGTGATCGTGGCGGGAGGCGACGACGGTGCGCTGCGGGTCTGGGACGCCGCCGGCCGCCGGGCGGTGCACACCCCGCTGACCGGCCACGACGCGCCCGTCACCGCGGTCGCGATCGGCGACGCCGAAGGCCGTCCGGTGATCGTCTCCGGCGGCGCGGACCACACCGTACGCCTCTGGAACGCCGCGACCGGCGAGCCGATCACCGAGCCGCTGACCGGGCACACCGACGTCGTGACAAGCGTGGCCATCGCGACCGTGGACGGCCAGCCCGTCGTCGCCTCGGGCGCGCTCGACCGCACCGTACGCCTCTGGGACGCCGAGACCGGCGAGGCCCTCGACGACCCGGCGGTGGAACCGGCGGCCGTGCACTCCGTCGCGTTCGGCAACCTCGGCCGCGAGCCGATGATCGTCAGCGGAGGCGCCGACGCATACGTGCGCATCGCCGACGCGGGCACCGGCGAGCGGGTCGCCGACCTGTACGCCGGCCCGGCCGGGGTCCGGGCGGTCGCGGTCGCCGGAAGCCAGCCCCTGCTGGTCGCCGGGGGCGCCGATCACGTGCTGCGGGCCTGGGACGCCGCGACCCGTCAGGTCGTCGCCGCGCCTTTCGACGGGCACCGCGGACCGGTGACGGCCGTCGCGCTGGGCCGGCTCGCCGGTTCGCTCGTCGTCGTCTCCGGCAGCACCGACCACACCGTACGCCGCTGGGACGCCGGAACCGGCCGCCCGCTGGGGCCGCCCCTGACCGGCCACGCCGACGGCGTCCGGTCAGTCGCGTATGGACAGTGGGGCGGTCGGGGGCTGATCGCCTCGGCCGGCGACGACCGCACGGTACGCCTCTGGGACGCGGCGACCGGCGTACCGGTGGGGGAGCCGTTCACCGGACATCGCGGCATGGTCAACGCGGTGGTCTTCGGCGAGGTCGCCGGACGGCCGGTGGTGATCTCCGGCGGCAACGACCACACCGTGCGCGTCTGGGATCTGTCCGAGCACGAGCTGCTGTACTCGCCGATCACGGCGCACGAAGGCTACGTCAGCGCGGTCGCGTTCGCGCGGCTGGCTGGACGTCCCATCGTGGTGACCGGCGGACATGATCAAGTCTTGCGAATCTGGGACGCCGCGACCGGCGAGCCTGTCGGCGATCCCCTGGCCGGGCACACCGACGACGTCAATGCCGTCTCGTGCGAGGAGCTCAGCGACCGCCTCGTCATCGCGTCGGCGAGCAACGACGGCACCGTACGCGCCTGGGACGCCGCCGCCGGCGAACCGATCGGTTCACCCTCGACGCCGCACGAGGGGTGGGTGCACACCGTGGCGCTCGGCCGGCTCGGCGACCGGCCGATCCTTGTCAGCGGCGGCACCGACCAGACGTTGTGCGTACGCTCGCTCGCCGGTGTCGAGATGGCCCGCGTGCGGCTGTCGGCCACGGTCAACGCGGTCGCCGTACGCGACGCGGCGCATCTGGTCGTGGCCACCGATCTCGGCCTGGTGAGCCTCCGGCTACCGGGCTGA
- a CDS encoding IS110 family transposase — MVVLGIDAHKRSHTVAAVDAAGRLLATKTVSADAAGHLLLVRWAGQFGERRFAVEDCRPLSRRLEADLLAVGERIARVPPKLMAKARDSARSYGKSDPIDALAVARAALREPDLPTAVLDGPPRQLRLLVDHRAGLVAERTRVINQLRWHIHEINPDWQPPARSAHRPKHLTLLRGRLADATGLVAELAGELAQRCAQLTVRIGELDRQISEHIAVLAPTLLALPGCGSLTAARIVAQTADITRFRSQHAYARHNGSAPVPVWSGNQQRHRLSRIGNRQLNSCLHTIAITQLSHYPPGRQLYERRLANGNTRREALRVLKRRLSDVVYRCLKADATISPLT; from the coding sequence ATGGTGGTCCTGGGAATCGATGCGCACAAGCGCAGTCATACGGTGGCGGCGGTGGACGCGGCGGGTCGGCTGCTGGCCACCAAGACGGTCTCGGCTGATGCCGCCGGTCATCTGTTGTTGGTGCGGTGGGCTGGTCAGTTCGGTGAGCGGCGGTTCGCGGTGGAGGATTGCCGGCCGTTGTCGCGGCGGCTGGAGGCCGATCTGCTGGCGGTGGGGGAACGCATCGCGCGGGTGCCGCCCAAGCTGATGGCCAAGGCCCGTGACAGTGCCCGTAGTTATGGCAAGTCCGATCCGATCGATGCGCTGGCGGTGGCCCGGGCCGCGCTGCGGGAACCGGATCTGCCCACCGCGGTCCTGGACGGCCCGCCACGGCAGCTGCGTCTTCTGGTCGATCACCGTGCCGGTCTGGTCGCCGAACGCACTCGGGTGATCAACCAGCTGCGCTGGCACATTCACGAGATCAACCCCGACTGGCAACCACCCGCCCGCAGCGCTCACCGGCCTAAACACCTCACCCTGTTGCGTGGTCGGCTGGCCGACGCCACTGGCCTGGTCGCCGAACTCGCCGGTGAGCTGGCCCAGCGATGTGCTCAGCTGACCGTGCGTATTGGCGAGCTCGACCGGCAGATCAGCGAGCACATCGCGGTCCTGGCGCCCACTCTGCTGGCGTTGCCCGGCTGCGGATCCTTGACCGCGGCCAGGATCGTGGCCCAGACCGCCGACATCACCCGGTTCCGCTCGCAACACGCCTACGCCCGGCACAACGGCAGCGCACCGGTCCCGGTCTGGTCGGGCAACCAACAGCGCCACCGGCTCTCGCGCATCGGCAACCGCCAGCTCAACTCCTGCCTGCACACCATCGCCATCACCCAGCTGTCGCACTACCCACCCGGCCGGCAGCTCTACGAGCGCCGCCTCGCCAACGGAAACACCCGCAGGGAAGCCCTGCGGGTGCTCAAACGACGCCTATCCGACGTCGTCTATCGATGCCTCAAAGCCGACGCCACGATCAGCCCCTTGACATAG
- a CDS encoding TetR/AcrR family transcriptional regulator, whose translation MTPDPPLRADARRNRERLLAAAEQVFAEQGVTASTEDVARVAGVGVGTVFRHFPTKEQLIEAVYHARLARLAELADRLADSADPGAAFAEFFSTTVEGAATKNALVEALSRAGVDTAAPEVGGWVRRALGVLLARAQQAGAVRPDVTVPDLLGLLVGTSRAVEHLSGDPEARVRVVEVVLDGLRVRR comes from the coding sequence ATGACTCCCGATCCGCCGCTGCGTGCCGACGCGCGCCGCAATCGCGAACGGCTGCTCGCCGCGGCCGAGCAGGTCTTCGCCGAGCAGGGCGTGACCGCCTCGACCGAGGACGTCGCCCGCGTGGCCGGAGTCGGCGTCGGCACCGTGTTCCGGCACTTCCCGACCAAGGAACAGCTGATCGAGGCGGTCTACCACGCCCGGCTCGCCCGGCTGGCCGAACTGGCCGATCGGCTCGCGGACAGCGCCGATCCGGGCGCCGCGTTCGCCGAGTTCTTCTCGACCACTGTGGAGGGTGCGGCGACGAAGAACGCCTTGGTGGAGGCCCTTTCCCGGGCCGGGGTCGACACCGCGGCCCCGGAGGTCGGCGGCTGGGTCCGCCGGGCGCTGGGCGTACTGCTGGCGCGGGCGCAGCAGGCGGGCGCCGTCCGGCCCGACGTCACCGTGCCCGACCTGCTCGGACTCCTCGTCGGGACGTCCCGTGCGGTAGAGCACCTCAGCGGCGACCCCGAGGCGCGCGTACGCGTCGTCGAAGTCGTGCTGGACGGCCTGCGCGTTCGACGGTAG